From Vibrio tritonius, the proteins below share one genomic window:
- a CDS encoding DUF4123 domain-containing protein codes for MRSVIEQHADLHWFVVLNATCDDNIMQAFYEQQGSDAQGLWLGTPYEDWREVMPRIAAITTDHPFVEWALSDDAPQDWGMLVASPFAFNDVRDHLQSLTQVWMPNVQHVFFRFYDPRFGIKVATLCDDTERKKLMGPSAIWLAKETYVENSDPAVLNKKEFPWWNVPESVVKGLSEDPSVLITNLLNGLSDYSQALYEAYPEPVLHKKAQRFVAHYSGPEGQYLATFIELIKKEQHWLGNF; via the coding sequence ATGCGCAGCGTAATAGAACAACATGCCGATTTGCATTGGTTTGTGGTACTGAATGCGACCTGCGATGACAACATCATGCAGGCGTTTTACGAGCAGCAAGGCTCGGATGCGCAAGGTTTGTGGCTTGGTACACCATATGAAGACTGGCGTGAAGTGATGCCGCGTATTGCTGCCATCACCACCGACCATCCTTTTGTGGAATGGGCACTAAGCGACGACGCTCCTCAAGATTGGGGCATGCTGGTAGCCTCACCTTTCGCATTCAATGATGTTCGCGATCACCTGCAAAGCCTCACCCAAGTGTGGATGCCAAACGTGCAACATGTCTTCTTTCGTTTTTACGATCCTCGCTTTGGCATCAAAGTCGCCACTCTATGTGATGACACCGAACGCAAAAAGCTGATGGGACCCTCCGCCATTTGGCTCGCGAAAGAGACTTATGTAGAAAACAGCGATCCTGCCGTGCTCAATAAAAAAGAGTTTCCATGGTGGAACGTGCCGGAGAGTGTGGTTAAAGGTTTATCTGAAGATCCATCGGTACTGATCACTAACTTACTTAATGGTTTAAGCGACTACAGTCAGGCTTTGTATGAAGCTTATCCAGAACCGGTATTACATAAAAAAGCGCAAAGGTTCGTTGCTCATTACAGCGGTCCTGAAGGGCAATATTTAGCAACGTTTATTGAATTAATTAAAAAAGAACAACACTGGCTAGGGAATTTCTAA
- a CDS encoding type VI secretion system Vgr family protein — protein MATTLGFTIEVEGLDSEALVVRGFDGQEVLSDDKVGDCDYGFRYTIDLASRQSDITPDQLIDKTAELKIYRDNELVKRVHGIVRQFSQGDIGHNYTYYSLTLVPALARLSLRQNSRIFQLQTVPEIISVLLQEMGINDYAFSIKRTCAQREFCVQYRETDLAFLQRLAAEEGLVYSVIHEEGKHTVLFTDSTESLPKLGGEIAYNSIAGGAVDTPYVSNLNLKTEMEVSTTALQDYSFKQPTYLFAQQATGTDMAYQQSIYEHFDAPGRFKDDTSGAAFNQIRLDYLRRNAKTLVGKSNQPKLQAGYQFTLAEHLNETLNTDYLVVSIRHQGTQPQALEEEAGSGATTYSNQFKLVPSTVNWRATPQPKPQVDGPMIAKVVGPEGEEIFCDEHGRVKVHFPWDRYSNANEQSSCWVRVSQGWAGSQYGMVALPRIGHEVIVSFLNGDPDQPIITGRTYHQTNTVPYALPDNKTKTIIRTQTHQGEGYNELSFEDQADSEKIYLHAQKDYQALVLNDHTEVIHHDKHLTVDNDTFTKVGKDEHTTIKGESRLNVTKDISEEVGALDQYKVGSLTAVQTGKTISLKAGAKIVVEAGAEITLTNGSNFVKVDGSGVSISGSVINLNAGGSAGSAVAYSGKAATLPGAAEAAPVNPNPILTPAQVATMKSAAPFCEECEKCKDGSCAA, from the coding sequence ATGGCTACAACGTTAGGCTTTACCATAGAAGTAGAAGGTTTAGACAGCGAAGCTTTGGTGGTACGAGGCTTCGATGGTCAAGAAGTATTATCAGACGATAAAGTGGGCGATTGCGATTACGGCTTTCGTTACACGATCGATTTAGCCAGTCGTCAGTCGGACATCACGCCTGATCAACTGATCGATAAAACAGCCGAGCTAAAAATCTATCGCGACAATGAACTGGTTAAACGCGTTCACGGCATCGTCCGTCAATTTAGCCAAGGCGACATCGGTCATAATTACACTTACTACTCTTTGACGCTAGTGCCTGCGTTGGCGCGCTTATCATTGCGTCAAAATAGTCGCATTTTTCAATTGCAGACGGTTCCCGAAATCATCTCGGTGCTATTGCAAGAGATGGGCATTAATGATTACGCCTTTTCCATCAAACGCACCTGCGCTCAACGTGAATTCTGCGTTCAATATCGTGAAACCGATTTAGCCTTCTTACAGCGTCTCGCAGCAGAAGAGGGCTTGGTGTATTCTGTCATTCACGAAGAAGGCAAGCATACCGTTCTCTTTACTGATAGTACCGAAAGCTTACCGAAACTTGGTGGTGAAATTGCCTATAACTCCATAGCGGGGGGCGCTGTCGATACACCTTATGTCTCGAACTTGAATCTGAAAACCGAGATGGAAGTGAGCACCACTGCTTTACAAGATTACTCGTTTAAACAGCCGACGTATCTGTTTGCTCAACAAGCAACAGGTACGGATATGGCTTACCAACAAAGCATTTACGAGCACTTTGATGCGCCTGGGCGTTTTAAAGATGACACCTCTGGGGCGGCATTTAACCAAATACGTCTCGATTATTTACGACGCAATGCTAAAACGCTGGTCGGCAAAAGCAATCAACCGAAACTGCAAGCAGGTTACCAGTTTACCTTAGCTGAGCATCTTAACGAGACGCTCAACACAGACTATTTGGTGGTGAGCATTCGCCATCAAGGCACTCAACCGCAGGCGTTAGAAGAAGAAGCTGGTAGTGGTGCCACAACCTATTCAAACCAGTTTAAATTGGTTCCTTCGACCGTGAATTGGCGCGCGACACCGCAGCCAAAACCGCAAGTTGATGGCCCAATGATCGCCAAAGTCGTCGGCCCAGAAGGCGAAGAAATTTTCTGTGATGAACATGGGCGAGTTAAAGTGCATTTCCCTTGGGATCGATATTCCAACGCCAATGAGCAAAGCTCTTGCTGGGTACGTGTTTCTCAAGGTTGGGCTGGCAGCCAATACGGTATGGTGGCTTTGCCACGTATTGGTCACGAAGTGATCGTTTCGTTTCTCAATGGCGACCCAGATCAACCGATTATTACCGGTCGTACCTATCACCAGACCAACACAGTGCCTTATGCCCTGCCGGATAATAAGACCAAAACCATCATCCGTACCCAAACCCACCAAGGGGAAGGGTACAACGAACTGAGTTTTGAAGACCAAGCCGACAGCGAGAAAATCTATCTGCATGCGCAGAAAGACTATCAAGCCTTGGTACTCAACGATCACACCGAAGTGATTCATCACGATAAGCATCTTACCGTCGATAACGACACCTTTACGAAAGTGGGTAAAGACGAACACACCACAATAAAAGGCGAAAGTCGCCTGAATGTCACGAAAGACATCAGTGAAGAAGTGGGTGCGTTAGACCAGTATAAAGTCGGCTCGTTAACGGCAGTGCAAACGGGCAAAACCATTTCACTCAAAGCGGGTGCCAAAATTGTGGTAGAAGCGGGGGCGGAAATTACCCTCACCAACGGCAGCAACTTTGTCAAAGTTGATGGTAGCGGTGTTTCGATCTCCGGTTCTGTGATCAATTTGAATGCTGGCGGCAGCGCGGGTAGCGCGGTGGCGTACAGCGGTAAAGCAGCAACCTTACCGGGTGCAGCAGAAGCAGCGCCAGTTAACCCTAATCCAATACTGACTCCAGCGCAGGTCGCGACGATGAAATCGGCTGCGCCATTCTGTGAAGAGTGCGAAAAATGTAAGGATGGGTCATGCGCAGCGTAA
- a CDS encoding type VI secretion system ImpA family N-terminal domain-containing protein: MSNVLFLDNGFYRLINDSEVIRGSDNYQIIRDEVNRRFNPLAGGTDWEKVFTCCETLAKEQGLDLLMAGYFAVASLKVHGLNGFANGLEILLASLSALDKPDTKSAKMRKEVFDWVNSKVVPELKALKPNYEALRELYRAEKCCERLHQVLEAQQPEHLVDFEGVGFALFEHIDRIETQYHTLLKRQQKQQSEAVPSVSVRRYRTTALMALLVGVLVALAGTWGYQHWFGKHIYTTQVDEPIISNMSQVETFQAQTSQTQRRSWQAPFIKLYQASINKNMAESIEQNKVAATAQVHALTELYPESEAVKQVALSFTQAQQEALEQTDRFIERFRDIRTKMANISLLAQKQHWSDLQKQTKSLEDFAVSLSPIYGRVDYVQTLIKQGELAEARKEFSVLKTRLNNLSWQMSMIESALQQKEKQPK, from the coding sequence ATGTCGAACGTGTTGTTCCTGGATAACGGCTTCTACCGCCTTATCAATGATTCAGAAGTCATTCGGGGTTCGGATAACTATCAAATAATTCGTGACGAGGTCAATCGTCGTTTTAACCCGTTAGCGGGGGGCACCGATTGGGAAAAGGTGTTTACGTGCTGTGAAACGTTAGCAAAAGAGCAAGGATTAGACTTGCTCATGGCGGGGTATTTTGCCGTTGCTAGTTTAAAAGTACATGGCTTAAATGGCTTTGCTAATGGCCTAGAAATTCTTCTCGCCAGTTTATCTGCGCTTGATAAGCCCGATACCAAATCGGCCAAAATGCGCAAAGAGGTGTTTGACTGGGTCAATAGCAAAGTTGTGCCGGAGTTAAAAGCGCTCAAGCCCAATTATGAAGCGCTTCGTGAGTTATATCGTGCGGAAAAATGTTGTGAGCGACTCCATCAGGTATTGGAAGCGCAACAACCAGAGCATTTAGTGGATTTTGAAGGGGTGGGGTTCGCCCTTTTTGAACACATTGATCGAATTGAAACCCAATACCACACCTTACTAAAACGTCAGCAAAAACAGCAAAGTGAAGCTGTACCTTCGGTTTCTGTTCGTCGTTATCGTACTACAGCACTGATGGCCTTATTGGTGGGGGTATTGGTTGCACTGGCTGGAACTTGGGGTTATCAACATTGGTTTGGCAAACACATTTATACCACGCAAGTCGATGAACCTATCATCTCAAACATGTCTCAAGTAGAGACTTTTCAAGCACAAACGTCACAAACGCAGCGACGGAGTTGGCAAGCACCGTTCATTAAGCTTTATCAGGCATCAATCAATAAAAATATGGCGGAGTCTATTGAGCAAAACAAAGTGGCAGCCACGGCGCAAGTGCATGCATTAACTGAGCTTTACCCAGAATCGGAGGCGGTTAAACAAGTCGCTCTTTCTTTTACACAAGCTCAACAAGAAGCGCTAGAGCAGACGGATCGTTTCATTGAACGTTTTCGTGATATTCGGACCAAGATGGCGAACATCTCTTTGCTGGCACAAAAGCAGCATTGGTCTGATTTACAAAAGCAAACCAAGTCGCTAGAGGATTTTGCCGTTAGTCTTTCTCCCATTTATGGGCGCGTCGATTACGTACAAACCTTGATAAAACAGGGTGAGTTAGCGGAAGCGCGTAAGGAATTTTCGGTACTAAAAACGCGGTTGAATAATCTCAGTTGGCAAATGTCGATGATTGAATCGGCTTTGCAACAGAAGGAAAAGCAACCCAAGTAG
- the tssM gene encoding type VI secretion system membrane subunit TssM: MWKFIVGIVKKLKPGMVSALPILLFTTFILLNVAIWWAGPWLKIYGMKPLESIMARSIASALFTLGCFGLWGLWQARKLRSFQVQQQREEQLREDPIKVYEERQEAELNQVMVDMKQNLNKRNYLYALPWYLVMGLENAGKTSLINRSGQNFVFSSVRRASGKKSDNPYSFDWWIGDDSVLIDPDGELLTQGSREMDNDGEMERRLWQHFVNWLDRTRSRRPLNGIVLALDVSHLATASATERKAYASLLRARIREVMETLSTRLPVYIALTKLDLLYGFEPFFKHYSKSEREEVLGFTFSLESIEQLDHWLDEFSKDYGKFVSRINDILPEAVADTMPLDERNAIYSFTRQMAGLKDILLQFFEEALASDQFSTSALVRGAYFTSVYQQGVPTNAFDDAASRRYGLTHAVNRAQHAKNSTVYFTQKLFNNIIYPEAGLASDNFRVTRQKRRLMGLSVLSCAIVSVLLIGSWQRNYDANIHHSDAVLAKVNQYKQEFPSNFKMASQQEVLEPLNKIREATLEFGFFREKPEYISDLGLYQGHTIGPRVEETYLNLLETRFLPLLMADVIVDLKHARTDEEKLAVLRVYRMMTDKSGRYKDYVMDYFAKHWQKEFSGEREIQDELQGHLDYAMRHTDLTADRKHGDKMAEKVMRPYDQTIAKVQQQLGSMPNEQRVYRNLKLSAQTVLGPAINLRSLIGPVFDVVFEERVMNSGNLYIPQMLTKQGFEDYFMPQSESVSELALIDSWVLGQTKSANFSEADKQALRDRIRQLYIGDYTNTWRNALNEIDVKYFSDINDAVTVLENITGNVEPLQRLLRTLDNNTEMFGEISDDDASKELVKSSKYKVAANIEAPFSELNDMLKPVGDKPAYFQEVLTSIEELKNYLKAIQDAPDVGTAALDATKARLKLVNADPIYTLKRIASGLPKPLDTMMTKLADESWYVVKQAAIKHLETRWHDDVYATFQEKLANRYPFNPASKKDVSLDDFESFFAPNGTLDSFYKNQLKMFIDENISVGNGEGDHSIVRKDVLEEIKQAERIRQAFFNRKGVLDVSFSVEPLRLTGNKRRSVLNVDGQYLAYSHGPRENVELIWPNTLRDSAVSKVTLVPTKSNVSPRSIAIQGPWAFFRLLDEGDVISASSTTVDYKFTVDGGDMIYRINSEADANPFTERLFKSFNLSQTLY; this comes from the coding sequence ATGTGGAAATTTATTGTCGGAATAGTGAAAAAGCTTAAGCCAGGAATGGTCTCAGCACTTCCCATTTTACTATTCACCACATTCATTTTATTGAATGTGGCAATTTGGTGGGCAGGGCCTTGGCTCAAAATCTATGGCATGAAACCGCTCGAATCGATTATGGCTAGATCGATCGCGAGTGCACTCTTTACCTTAGGTTGTTTTGGTTTATGGGGTTTATGGCAAGCTCGTAAACTACGCTCTTTCCAAGTGCAGCAACAGCGTGAAGAGCAACTTCGAGAAGACCCAATCAAGGTATACGAAGAGCGTCAAGAAGCGGAACTCAACCAAGTGATGGTTGATATGAAGCAGAACTTGAACAAGCGTAATTACTTGTACGCTCTGCCGTGGTATTTGGTGATGGGCCTTGAGAATGCCGGTAAAACGAGCCTAATTAACCGCTCTGGACAAAACTTCGTTTTCTCTTCCGTTCGTCGCGCTTCTGGTAAGAAAAGTGATAACCCTTATTCGTTTGACTGGTGGATTGGTGATGATTCCGTCCTGATCGACCCAGATGGTGAGCTGTTAACGCAAGGTAGCCGCGAGATGGATAACGATGGCGAAATGGAGCGTCGTTTATGGCAACATTTTGTCAACTGGCTTGACCGTACTCGTAGTCGTCGTCCTCTTAACGGTATTGTTTTGGCGTTGGATGTGTCTCATCTTGCGACGGCATCAGCAACAGAGCGTAAAGCCTACGCAAGTTTGCTGCGTGCCCGTATTCGTGAAGTGATGGAAACACTTTCGACTCGTTTACCTGTGTACATTGCGTTAACTAAGCTTGATTTGCTTTACGGTTTTGAACCGTTTTTCAAACATTACTCAAAATCAGAGCGTGAAGAAGTATTAGGCTTTACGTTCTCTCTAGAATCTATCGAGCAGTTAGACCACTGGCTTGATGAATTTTCAAAAGATTACGGCAAATTTGTTTCACGTATTAACGACATTCTTCCTGAAGCTGTTGCGGATACAATGCCATTAGATGAGCGTAATGCAATTTACAGCTTTACGCGCCAAATGGCGGGCTTAAAAGACATCTTGTTGCAGTTCTTTGAAGAAGCATTGGCGAGTGACCAGTTCTCAACTTCAGCGTTGGTGCGTGGTGCTTACTTTACGTCAGTGTATCAGCAAGGGGTTCCAACCAATGCATTTGATGATGCGGCATCGCGTCGTTATGGTTTAACCCATGCGGTTAACCGTGCGCAACATGCGAAAAACTCAACAGTTTATTTCACTCAGAAACTGTTCAATAACATCATCTACCCTGAAGCGGGTTTGGCGTCAGATAACTTTCGTGTGACGCGTCAAAAACGTCGTTTGATGGGATTGTCAGTGCTTTCTTGCGCGATTGTCTCTGTGCTTCTTATCGGCTCTTGGCAGCGTAACTACGATGCTAACATCCATCACTCTGACGCGGTATTAGCCAAAGTAAACCAGTATAAACAAGAGTTTCCATCTAATTTCAAAATGGCATCACAGCAAGAGGTGCTGGAGCCTTTGAACAAGATTCGTGAAGCGACGTTAGAGTTCGGTTTCTTCCGCGAAAAACCAGAATACATCTCTGATTTGGGATTATATCAAGGTCACACCATTGGTCCTCGTGTTGAAGAAACGTACCTGAACTTACTTGAAACGCGTTTCTTACCTCTGCTGATGGCTGACGTGATTGTTGATCTGAAACATGCACGTACTGATGAAGAGAAACTGGCCGTTTTACGTGTGTATCGCATGATGACCGATAAAAGTGGTCGTTATAAAGATTACGTCATGGACTACTTTGCTAAGCATTGGCAAAAAGAGTTCTCCGGTGAGCGTGAGATTCAAGATGAACTGCAAGGTCACTTAGATTATGCAATGCGTCATACGGATTTGACTGCAGACCGTAAACACGGCGACAAGATGGCAGAGAAAGTGATGCGTCCTTATGACCAAACGATCGCCAAAGTTCAACAACAGTTAGGGTCAATGCCGAACGAACAACGGGTATATCGTAACCTGAAATTGAGTGCTCAAACCGTATTAGGTCCTGCCATTAACCTGCGTAGTTTAATCGGTCCGGTGTTTGATGTGGTCTTCGAAGAACGTGTTATGAACAGTGGCAATTTGTATATTCCTCAAATGCTGACCAAACAAGGCTTTGAAGATTACTTTATGCCGCAATCAGAATCGGTTTCTGAATTGGCTCTAATTGATAGCTGGGTATTAGGTCAAACTAAATCCGCTAACTTTAGCGAAGCCGATAAGCAAGCGTTACGTGACCGTATTCGTCAGCTGTACATCGGTGACTACACCAACACTTGGCGTAATGCGCTAAATGAAATTGATGTGAAGTACTTTAGTGATATCAATGATGCGGTCACTGTGTTGGAAAACATCACCGGCAACGTAGAGCCGCTACAGCGTTTGCTACGTACTTTGGACAACAACACAGAGATGTTTGGTGAGATCAGTGACGATGACGCCAGCAAAGAACTAGTGAAAAGTTCTAAGTACAAAGTGGCAGCCAATATTGAAGCGCCGTTCTCTGAACTTAACGACATGTTAAAACCAGTGGGTGACAAACCTGCATATTTCCAAGAGGTATTAACGTCGATAGAAGAGCTGAAGAACTATTTGAAAGCGATTCAAGATGCGCCTGATGTCGGAACTGCGGCCTTGGATGCGACCAAAGCTCGTTTGAAACTGGTCAATGCCGACCCTATTTACACTCTCAAACGTATTGCGTCTGGTTTGCCAAAACCTCTCGATACCATGATGACTAAATTGGCGGATGAAAGCTGGTATGTAGTGAAACAAGCGGCAATCAAGCACCTGGAAACACGCTGGCATGATGATGTTTATGCAACGTTCCAAGAGAAATTGGCGAACCGTTATCCGTTTAATCCTGCGTCGAAGAAAGATGTCTCTTTAGATGATTTTGAATCCTTCTTTGCACCAAACGGTACATTGGATAGCTTCTACAAAAACCAACTGAAAATGTTCATCGATGAGAACATCAGTGTCGGTAACGGCGAAGGTGACCACTCAATCGTTCGTAAAGATGTACTTGAAGAGATCAAACAAGCGGAACGTATTCGTCAGGCCTTCTTTAACCGTAAAGGGGTGTTGGATGTGAGCTTCTCGGTTGAACCACTGCGTCTAACAGGCAATAAACGCCGCAGCGTACTTAACGTGGATGGTCAGTACTTAGCGTACAGCCATGGACCTCGTGAAAACGTTGAATTGATTTGGCCAAACACCTTACGTGATTCTGCCGTTTCTAAAGTAACGTTGGTACCAACTAAGAGCAATGTGTCTCCACGTAGTATCGCAATTCAAGGTCCTTGGGCGTTCTTCCGCTTACTGGATGAAGGGGATGTGATTTCTGCAAGCTCAACCACGGTTGACTACAAATTTACCGTTGATGGTGGTGACATGATTTATCGCATTAACTCTGAAGCTGATGCGAACCCATTCACTGAGCGGTTGTTCAAGTCGTTCAACCTATCTCAAACCTTATATTAA
- the tssA gene encoding type VI secretion system protein TssA — protein MELAQYRQCVAQPIAGDNPVGERLIDDPLFDFVEDQMMKVGSLSHGSVQWEEVEHSTVKLLAEKSKDIKLLVYLLQCLHNDPTPTRFITSLDVMTDFMVHFWEESYPAPGKRGNLPRRKFFSQIAQRFSLVVEKLEYHRFDGTARETLMQSLQAWEQVIDSHGLKSDVIESVESKIQSELRRAEERQKVEQQKPTTTPESEVRSTTAPTSLSVDHSSDKAAKQTLLKVADFLAEQEFGIALSVRLRRYAVWGSITSLPDHKPDGETLLRGMQQDRVKDYQDQMRHPDLALWRKVEQSLTMAPYWFDGHLMSYTIADSLGKHDWCQAIIEETQQFLARLPSLFDLKFKGGEPFVSDAVKEWLASKSGANAGGSSAGGDWQEKRQEAFSMAKEGGIAVALSMLNEGLVNATEPRDKFYWRMLSADVMQANHLDGMAKEQYQTLHKQVTTMSVTEWEPSLIEQLERNTTSE, from the coding sequence ATGGAATTAGCGCAATATCGTCAATGTGTCGCTCAACCGATCGCAGGTGATAACCCAGTTGGTGAACGGTTGATCGACGATCCACTGTTTGATTTTGTTGAAGATCAGATGATGAAAGTGGGCTCACTTTCTCACGGTAGTGTGCAGTGGGAAGAAGTTGAACACAGCACTGTTAAGCTTTTGGCTGAAAAGAGTAAAGACATCAAACTGTTGGTCTACTTACTTCAGTGCCTTCACAACGATCCCACGCCAACACGTTTCATTACCTCTTTAGATGTGATGACCGATTTCATGGTGCATTTTTGGGAAGAGAGTTATCCCGCACCGGGTAAGCGTGGCAATCTGCCACGACGTAAATTCTTTAGTCAAATTGCCCAGCGTTTCTCGTTGGTTGTAGAAAAACTTGAGTATCACCGTTTCGATGGCACTGCACGCGAGACACTGATGCAGTCGCTGCAAGCTTGGGAGCAAGTGATTGACTCTCATGGCCTTAAATCGGATGTCATTGAGTCGGTAGAAAGCAAGATTCAAAGCGAATTACGCCGTGCTGAAGAAAGACAAAAAGTCGAGCAACAAAAGCCTACAACGACTCCAGAAAGTGAAGTGCGTTCAACCACTGCACCAACTTCATTGTCAGTTGACCATTCCAGTGATAAAGCTGCTAAGCAAACGTTACTGAAAGTGGCTGATTTTCTTGCAGAACAAGAGTTCGGTATCGCTTTGTCTGTTCGTCTTCGTCGTTATGCCGTGTGGGGCAGTATTACGTCTCTTCCTGATCACAAACCGGATGGCGAAACACTTCTTCGCGGGATGCAACAAGACCGAGTGAAAGATTATCAAGACCAAATGCGTCATCCAGATTTGGCTTTGTGGCGCAAGGTTGAGCAGAGTCTAACGATGGCACCCTATTGGTTTGATGGGCATTTAATGAGTTACACCATTGCCGATAGTCTTGGCAAACATGATTGGTGCCAAGCGATTATTGAAGAAACTCAGCAGTTTTTAGCACGTTTACCATCCTTGTTTGACCTCAAATTTAAAGGGGGTGAACCCTTTGTATCCGATGCCGTAAAGGAGTGGCTAGCTTCTAAAAGCGGCGCGAATGCGGGTGGTTCATCAGCAGGTGGTGATTGGCAGGAAAAGCGTCAAGAAGCGTTTTCAATGGCAAAAGAAGGTGGCATTGCTGTGGCACTTTCGATGCTCAATGAAGGATTGGTTAATGCGACCGAGCCACGCGATAAATTCTATTGGCGAATGCTTTCAGCAGACGTGATGCAGGCTAATCATCTTGATGGGATGGCTAAAGAGCAGTACCAAACATTACATAAACAAGTGACCACCATGAGCGTAACCGAATGGGAACCGTCACTCATTGAACAACTAGAAAGAAATACAACGTCAGAGTAA
- the vasI gene encoding type VI secretion system-associated protein VasI — translation MNKLRVCAWLGLLSTLAAVPSVTQAADQRLAQAEQCRLVSGRLERLDCFDRVFKTPLPEKQLTGQAYPEAWQRAMDAAHQDGDKSRTLVTQGDGKGSSAWLALTAMNTHTQFQGNAKPILLMSCMNNLSRVELALPDPVQDGRIRIAVAGGQQQYWRSDDLGVLMSSARGLPAIDMMKAMTAGNRLVLRSNATFADGLEFDTRNVASELSALRQRCGW, via the coding sequence ATGAATAAACTGCGTGTTTGTGCATGGTTAGGCCTGCTATCAACCTTAGCGGCTGTCCCTTCTGTTACTCAAGCTGCCGATCAACGCTTAGCTCAAGCTGAGCAATGTCGTTTGGTATCAGGACGTTTAGAACGTTTAGACTGTTTTGACCGCGTATTCAAAACCCCATTACCTGAAAAACAATTGACAGGTCAAGCATACCCCGAAGCATGGCAGCGTGCGATGGATGCTGCCCATCAAGATGGTGACAAGTCACGAACGTTAGTGACGCAAGGCGATGGAAAAGGAAGCAGTGCATGGTTGGCTTTAACAGCGATGAATACGCATACCCAATTCCAAGGCAATGCCAAACCTATTTTGCTGATGAGCTGCATGAATAACTTAAGCCGTGTTGAGCTGGCTCTGCCGGATCCTGTACAAGATGGTCGTATTCGTATTGCTGTGGCTGGTGGTCAGCAGCAGTATTGGCGCAGTGATGATTTAGGCGTTTTGATGTCTTCTGCTCGTGGTCTGCCTGCAATTGATATGATGAAAGCCATGACGGCTGGAAATCGTCTTGTGTTGCGTTCAAACGCAACCTTTGCTGATGGTCTAGAGTTTGATACCCGCAATGTGGCAAGCGAACTTTCTGCATTACGTCAACGCTGTGGCTGGTAG